The Sulfobacillus thermosulfidooxidans genome segment TCCGATTCCGCATATCGCTATGGGGCCTGATCATGTGCTAGAAATCGGCTACGGAACAGATATTGGCCAGGCATATTTTCGCTCTGAGACACCCCGAAGCGTGGCACAGAGTACATCTAAGCCAGCCGTTCACTAATTCCTGGGCAGACGACTCTCTAGATGCCCAAAAACTCAAAATGCCTATCTCAGCCCTGGGCCAACGCGATAATCGCGTGTGGTTAAGTCTTAGAGGCACAGCCGACTACCCCAAGATCATTTTGCAAGGGTTGCAAGGGGAAAATGTCTAATTCCTCGCACAATCACATAATGTGGGTCAGAACTAAGAGAAAGAGGCGGATACCCTTGAATGTCGCCCGCAAAATTCCTGTATGGCTCGCAATTTTCGGATTGCTGGGAGCCTTCCTCATCACCTGCTATCAACTTCCCGTAAGTCCGGCCATGACCCTCACCCCCATTGTGGTCATTGACCCCGGCCATGGAGGTCAAGATCCTGGTGCTATTGGAGCCCAGGGAGTTTATGAAAAAAATATAAATCTCAGTATTGGTCTTCTCTTATCAAGTCTTTTACGTCAGAAACAGATTCATGTATATATGACCCGGACAAGCGACCAGACTCCTAGTGCACCTCCTTTTCATAATGTACGCGATTTACGGTACCGAGCATTTTTAGCGCGCCAGTGGCATGCCACCATTTTTGTTTCTATTCATACCAACGCGGAACCCAGTGGCATCGCCCAAGGCCCTATCGTCTATTACCGCTCTGGATCCGTGTCATCGTGGGAATTAGCCTCACAAGTCTCTACCGCCTTGGCGAGAGTAACGGGAAAAGTCATTCGTCCTCGTCCCATTCGCCAATTGGTCCTACAAGAAGTTACCGTCCCCGCCATCAATGTTGAGGTCGGTTTCCTGACGCATCCGCTCGATACATCCCGACTCCTCAATTCCCAATATCAAACTCAATTAGCGGCAGCCATTGCTGAAGGGATTATGCACTATTTAAACCGGGGCCAATAAGACGGTTGCTAACGCTAAAATGCCTTCTTCACGCCCCAAGGCTCCTAAATGATCGGTAGTTGTGGCTTTCACGGAAAAGCAATCCAATGGACAGCCACTGGCACGACTTAAATTTTGGCGAATCGCCATGATATAGGGCGCTAATTTGGGTCGCTGGGCCACGACGGTCAAATCAGCCGAAATCACCTGATAATGTGCGTGGGTCATCATCTCCACTACACGAGCCATTAACGCCACTGATGAGGCCCCTTTAACATCCGGATCCTCTGCATGAAAATACGTGCCTAAATCCCCCATGGCTAATGCTCCCAATATGGCATCCATATATGCATGGGTTAGTACATCGCCATCCGTATCACCTTCTAGGCCCTTCTCAAAAGGAATATCCACTCCCCCTAAAATTAAGGGACGGTTAGCCACTAAGGGATGCACATCAATACCTTGTCCGATGCGATTAGTCATGGATTTGTTGTAACCTCCATTCAAACCATGTCAAATCTTCCGGTGTCGTCAGTTTGCGGTTATCATAATCTCCTGGCACGACCATGACCCGGTGTCCTAAATATTCCACAACCTCGGCATCATCCGTTGGGACCCCGTGTTTCCATGCTTCATGAGCTTGGCAAATTATATGGTAGTGAAATCCTTGAGGAGTTTGTGCGAGACGCAAATGACTGCGGGGAATGGTCTTTGTCACCTCGACACCCACAGGCGTTTCCACAACTCCTTTGACGGTATCCGTAACGGGAAGTGCCGGCATCGCCGCTCCTTGCTCAAATGCAGCATGTCGTACCCGGTCAATCACCCCACAAGGAACCAAAATCCGCGCCGCATCATGAATTAACACGACATCCTGATCTTGGGCTAACCCTTTAAGCGCTGCAAGACCTTGTTGTACGGATAAATACCGTTCTGTGGATCCCGCAGTCAACAACCAGTGTGTTAAGCCAAACTGGTCAAGCCAGTGCTGAATCTGCTCAAAATCTTCGGGACGTGCCACCACCACGCCCGCATCAAATTCACCCTTCACCGCAAAATGCCACAGGCTCCACGCTATTGCAGGACGCCCTGCCACCATTAGCCATAATTTTGGACCTAAGGCGCCCATGCGCCGACTTTGACCTGCCGCCAACAATATCCCAAAACTTTTCACAGAACACCCCTAATAGCTGGGATTCGCATCATCCGCCCCTATCATGTGATGCTATTGTACAGGAAAAAGCCCGGCATGAGCCGGGCTTTGAACGAAAAACCGTTTAGGCTTCACTCAGTTCAA includes the following:
- the ispF gene encoding 2-C-methyl-D-erythritol 2,4-cyclodiphosphate synthase, encoding MTNRIGQGIDVHPLVANRPLILGGVDIPFEKGLEGDTDGDVLTHAYMDAILGALAMGDLGTYFHAEDPDVKGASSVALMARVVEMMTHAHYQVISADLTVVAQRPKLAPYIMAIRQNLSRASGCPLDCFSVKATTTDHLGALGREEGILALATVLLAPV
- a CDS encoding N-acetylmuramoyl-L-alanine amidase family protein, translated to MNVARKIPVWLAIFGLLGAFLITCYQLPVSPAMTLTPIVVIDPGHGGQDPGAIGAQGVYEKNINLSIGLLLSSLLRQKQIHVYMTRTSDQTPSAPPFHNVRDLRYRAFLARQWHATIFVSIHTNAEPSGIAQGPIVYYRSGSVSSWELASQVSTALARVTGKVIRPRPIRQLVLQEVTVPAINVEVGFLTHPLDTSRLLNSQYQTQLAAAIAEGIMHYLNRGQ
- the ispD gene encoding 2-C-methyl-D-erythritol 4-phosphate cytidylyltransferase encodes the protein MKSFGILLAAGQSRRMGALGPKLWLMVAGRPAIAWSLWHFAVKGEFDAGVVVARPEDFEQIQHWLDQFGLTHWLLTAGSTERYLSVQQGLAALKGLAQDQDVVLIHDAARILVPCGVIDRVRHAAFEQGAAMPALPVTDTVKGVVETPVGVEVTKTIPRSHLRLAQTPQGFHYHIICQAHEAWKHGVPTDDAEVVEYLGHRVMVVPGDYDNRKLTTPEDLTWFEWRLQQIHD